The Stenotrophomonas rhizophila genome has a window encoding:
- a CDS encoding acyltransferase gives MNAPAPANAPHWADLGETTSAAGVLFLCWVHRWFGRWPFRLCVYPVVLCHWLSNGVARRASLQYLQRLQAHTGVLGGSPGRWTSLKHFALFADTLLDKLLGLGGRYPPERIRLQRDLMLEKIARREGGLILTAHIGCLELCQVLAEQVPGFHITVLVHTAHAQRFNRLMQRLDPLASVELMQVTDMGPATAVELQRRVQAGGFVAIVGDRVPLRGGRTVPAPFLGHTAQFPIGAYVLASALACPVYTMACLHEGKGYRVRFEHFSDRITLPRGSRDAALTAQAEHFARWLELQVTEAPLDWFNFFPFWDQASHGT, from the coding sequence ATGAACGCACCGGCGCCGGCCAACGCCCCGCACTGGGCCGACCTGGGCGAGACCACCTCGGCCGCCGGGGTGCTGTTCCTGTGCTGGGTGCACCGCTGGTTCGGACGCTGGCCGTTCCGCCTGTGCGTATACCCGGTGGTCCTGTGCCATTGGTTGAGCAACGGCGTGGCGCGCCGCGCCTCGCTGCAGTACCTGCAGCGGCTGCAGGCGCACACCGGCGTGCTCGGCGGCTCGCCGGGGCGCTGGACCAGCCTGAAACACTTCGCGCTGTTCGCAGATACGCTGCTGGACAAGCTGCTGGGCCTGGGCGGGCGCTACCCGCCCGAGCGCATCCGGCTGCAGCGAGACCTGATGCTGGAAAAGATCGCACGCCGCGAAGGCGGGCTGATCCTCACCGCGCACATCGGCTGCCTGGAGCTGTGCCAGGTGCTGGCCGAGCAGGTGCCCGGCTTCCACATCACCGTGCTGGTGCACACCGCGCATGCGCAGCGCTTCAACCGGCTCATGCAGCGGCTGGATCCGCTGGCCTCGGTCGAACTGATGCAGGTCACCGACATGGGCCCGGCCACCGCCGTGGAGCTGCAGCGCCGCGTGCAGGCCGGCGGATTCGTGGCCATCGTCGGCGACCGCGTGCCGCTGCGCGGCGGGCGCACCGTGCCGGCACCGTTCCTGGGCCATACCGCGCAGTTTCCGATCGGCGCCTATGTACTCGCCTCGGCGCTGGCCTGCCCCGTGTACACCATGGCCTGCCTGCACGAAGGCAAGGGCTACCGCGTGCGCTTCGAGCACTTCAGCGACCGCATCACCCTGCCGCGCGGCTCGCGCGATGCCGCGCTGACCGCGCAGGCCGAACATTTCGCCCGGTGGCTGGAACTCCAGGTCACCGAAGCCCCCTTGGACTGGTTCAACTTCTTCCCCTTCTGGGATCAGGCATCTCATGGCACGTAA